In the genome of Methanopyrus kandleri AV19, one region contains:
- the aroC gene encoding chorismate synthase, with product MNTLGRLFRVTTWGESHGPALGAVVDGCPAGLPLSEDDVQRELDRRRPGQSGVSTPRSERDRVEILSGVHEGRTLGTPISMIVWNEDVDSSKYEPIRTRPRPGHADVTYRWKYGHVDYRGGGRASGRTTVGIVMGGAVAKKLLREAPSNDPLGIEIVGHVVRVGSVEADPGDLSAEEIMQYAESNPVRCADPDAAEEMLGEIERARENGDSVGGTIEVIAENVPPGLGDPVFGRLDGELAGALMNIPAVKAVEVGSGVRCSEMHGSEHNDPIWWDGHPVVDGDNSGGVLGGISHGGRLVVRVHVKPTPSVSVPQRTVDLESEEEVEIEVEGRHDPCICPRAVPVAESVVAIVLADAVLRAGYVNPDSVELPAASVEDRWRTLKRHL from the coding sequence GTGAACACGCTCGGCCGCCTGTTCCGCGTCACGACCTGGGGCGAGTCCCACGGTCCGGCACTGGGCGCGGTCGTGGACGGGTGTCCCGCGGGACTACCGCTTTCCGAGGACGATGTGCAGCGTGAGCTGGATCGGAGGCGCCCCGGACAGTCGGGGGTCTCGACACCGCGCTCGGAGCGGGACCGAGTGGAGATACTGTCGGGCGTCCACGAGGGACGCACTCTCGGGACTCCGATCAGTATGATCGTGTGGAACGAGGACGTGGATTCTTCGAAGTACGAGCCGATCCGAACCCGGCCGCGTCCGGGTCACGCCGACGTCACGTACCGGTGGAAGTACGGGCACGTGGATTACCGGGGCGGTGGGAGGGCCTCGGGTCGCACGACCGTCGGTATCGTGATGGGTGGCGCGGTGGCCAAGAAGTTGCTCCGTGAGGCGCCCTCGAACGACCCGCTGGGTATCGAGATCGTGGGTCACGTGGTGAGGGTGGGCTCCGTCGAGGCGGATCCCGGCGACCTGTCCGCGGAGGAGATCATGCAGTACGCCGAGTCGAACCCGGTTAGATGCGCGGATCCTGACGCCGCCGAGGAGATGCTCGGGGAGATCGAGCGTGCGCGCGAGAACGGGGACTCCGTCGGCGGGACGATCGAGGTGATCGCGGAGAACGTGCCACCCGGCCTGGGTGACCCGGTCTTCGGGCGGCTGGACGGGGAGCTAGCGGGGGCGTTGATGAACATCCCCGCGGTGAAGGCGGTGGAGGTGGGGTCCGGTGTTCGATGCTCCGAGATGCACGGATCCGAGCACAACGACCCGATCTGGTGGGACGGACATCCCGTCGTGGACGGCGACAACTCGGGGGGAGTACTCGGGGGTATTTCCCACGGCGGTAGACTGGTCGTCCGGGTGCACGTGAAACCTACTCCGTCCGTGTCCGTTCCCCAGCGCACCGTCGACCTAGAGTCCGAAGAGGAAGTGGAGATCGAGGTGGAGGGACGACACGACCCCTGCATATGCCCGAGGGCTGTACCCGTGGCGGAATCCGTTGTGGCGA